In a single window of the Anaerocolumna cellulosilytica genome:
- a CDS encoding BglG family transcription antiterminator, producing MLGVKLEALLGEVSIKEYQTAQELADKLGVSEKTVRVRMKELNDVLKLYGAKIISKQRFGYKLNILEDEKFRQLSHSMEKEAKQQIPTNSEERVPFILAYLLNRNEYVKLDDLSDFLYVSRNTLTADLKKVEFILNIYHLTLERRPNHGILVKGNEFNKRICIANSLIKRNALFKEDAKKEQELQVIGSIVLEVINKHKMRMSEISFESLITHAYIAIGRIGRGCPITIDKTEISHIINLKAMQAAEEITDLLYERLSVRFSEAEISYLAIHLGAKLSSDTYARHGSNLVISGEIDELVLHMLNVVYNGFKLDFRNNLELRMALNQHMVPLQIRMKYGIPLKNPLMAEIKKEYAFAYTIAATACIALNEHYKTNMPEDEIGYFAMLFALALEKQDKKIEKKNIIVVCVSGKGSSQLFMYKYKQAFGKYINQIYECSTYELEDFDFEGKQIDFVFTTIPINIKVPVPVFEVNLFLERKDILTYNQLFEMGSNEFLHKYYNKNLFFTKLNAKKKEDVIRQLCKCASQYYNLPKDFYSAIMKREELGQTDFGNLAAIPHPYKVITKENFVTVGILKEPIWWGHNEVQVVFLIAISTEEDADIERFYQLTTNFLFDAQKVQYLIANPTFEVLMTLLGDEAEKS from the coding sequence ATGTTGGGTGTAAAGTTAGAAGCTTTATTGGGTGAAGTATCAATCAAAGAATATCAGACGGCACAGGAATTAGCGGATAAACTTGGTGTGAGTGAAAAAACCGTTCGTGTCCGCATGAAGGAATTAAATGATGTTCTAAAGTTATATGGTGCAAAAATAATATCCAAACAAAGATTCGGTTATAAGTTAAATATTTTAGAAGACGAAAAGTTCCGACAACTCTCACATAGTATGGAGAAAGAAGCAAAGCAGCAAATACCCACTAATTCAGAAGAGCGTGTTCCGTTTATATTAGCATATTTGTTAAATAGAAACGAGTATGTTAAATTAGATGATTTAAGTGATTTTCTTTATGTATCAAGAAACACCCTTACAGCGGATTTAAAAAAAGTGGAGTTTATACTGAATATATATCACCTGACCTTGGAACGCAGACCCAACCATGGAATATTGGTTAAGGGAAATGAGTTCAATAAAAGAATTTGTATCGCCAACAGTCTTATAAAGCGGAACGCCCTTTTTAAGGAGGATGCTAAAAAGGAGCAGGAATTACAGGTAATAGGCAGTATTGTTTTAGAAGTTATAAACAAGCATAAGATGAGAATGTCAGAAATATCCTTTGAAAGTCTGATAACACATGCCTATATAGCGATAGGAAGAATTGGCAGAGGCTGCCCCATAACCATAGATAAGACAGAAATCAGTCATATTATTAACTTAAAAGCGATGCAGGCAGCAGAAGAGATAACAGACCTCCTATATGAAAGGCTGAGTGTAAGGTTTTCAGAGGCTGAAATATCTTATCTTGCAATTCATCTGGGTGCAAAACTATCTTCCGATACGTATGCAAGGCATGGTTCTAACCTGGTTATATCGGGTGAAATAGATGAACTGGTTCTCCATATGCTAAATGTCGTATATAATGGCTTTAAGCTGGATTTTAGAAATAATCTTGAGCTTCGAATGGCATTAAATCAGCATATGGTGCCTTTACAAATCCGTATGAAGTATGGAATACCGCTAAAGAACCCACTTATGGCAGAGATTAAGAAAGAATACGCCTTTGCCTATACAATAGCAGCAACTGCATGTATCGCTTTAAATGAACACTATAAAACAAATATGCCGGAGGATGAGATAGGCTATTTTGCTATGTTGTTTGCGCTTGCTTTGGAAAAACAGGATAAGAAAATCGAGAAGAAAAATATTATTGTGGTATGTGTTTCCGGTAAAGGAAGCTCCCAGTTATTTATGTATAAATATAAACAAGCATTTGGGAAATATATTAACCAAATCTACGAATGTTCTACCTATGAATTGGAAGATTTTGATTTTGAGGGTAAACAGATAGACTTTGTTTTTACAACAATCCCGATTAACATCAAAGTACCCGTACCGGTTTTTGAAGTTAATTTATTTTTAGAACGTAAGGATATACTGACATACAATCAGTTGTTTGAAATGGGAAGCAACGAATTTCTACACAAATATTACAATAAGAATTTGTTTTTCACCAAACTTAATGCTAAGAAAAAGGAAGATGTAATAAGACAGTTATGTAAGTGCGCAAGTCAATATTATAATTTACCGAAAGATTTTTATTCGGCAATTATGAAAAGAGAAGAATTGGGACAGACTGATTTTGGTAATCTGGCGGCAATTCCTCATCCGTATAAAGTCATTACGAAAGAAAATTTTGTGACAGTAGGTATCCTTAAGGAACCAATCTGGTGGGGACATAACGAGGTACAGGTGGTATTTTTAATTGCAATATCAACGGAAGAGGATGCAGACATTGAGCGCTTTTATCAACTCACTACTAATTTTTTATTTGACGCACAAAAGGTTCAATATCTAATAGCGAATCCAACCTTTGAAGTACTTATGACCTTATTAGGTGATGAAGCTGAAAAATCTTAG